Below is a window of Picosynechococcus sp. PCC 7002 DNA.
GCCGCAGCAGATCCGCTTCCCCGAGGGAATAGCCCGCCAAATCCTGGGCCATTTTCATAATCTGTTCTTGGTAAACCAAGACCCCATAGGTTTCATTCAAAATCGACTGCAAAAGCTCGTGCTGATATTCAATCTTTTCGACGCCATGTTTGCGGTTGATAAAAATCGGAATTAAGCCCGCATCCAAGGGGCCAGGTCGGTAAAGGGCAAGGACAGAGGAAATGTCCTCAATGCCGGAAGGGCGCAAATCCTGGACAATTTTTTTCATGCCGTCAGATTCAAGCTGGAAAATCCCCTCTAGATCTCCCCGACCAAACAGATCATGGGTTTTATCAATATCACCCGGTAACTTTTTCGCATGGCCTTTACTGATGATTTCTAGGGCCTTGCGTTCATCGAGGGGTAACTGATCGAGATCCAGTTCTACGTGGCGATATTCTTTGATCAAATCCGCCGCTTTTTTGATGGTAGTGAGATTTTTTAGGCCGAGAAAATCCATTTTCAGCAGCCCCATCGCCTCCACATCTTCCATGTAATATTGGGTGATCACCGCCCCTTCATTGTTACGCTGGAGCGGTACCGCTTCATCTAAGGGCGTTGAAGAAATCACCACCCCGGCGGCATGAACCCCAAAGGTTTTGTTTGTTCCTTCGATGCGGATCGCCATATCGACCCAGCGGCGTACTTGGGGATCGGTTTCGTAGCGACGTTTAAATTCTGGTTCTGGCGTATCGTCGGAAATCATCACCTTCAGCTTTGCCGGTTTGCCCCGGGCCACGGGGATCATTTTTGCCATCATGTCCGCTTCTCCGTAGGGAATATCCAGCACCCGCGCCACATCTTTGAGCACGGCCTTGGAGGTCATGCGGTTAAAAGTAATAATTTGTGCGACCCGGTCTTCACCATATTTTTCGGTGACATACTTGATCATTTCGTCCCGCCGCTCGATACAAAAATCCGTATCAACGTCCGGCATGGATTTTCGTTCGGGGTTGAGGAACCGCTCGAACAGCAGACTGTGGTGAATGGGGTCAATATTCGTAATGCCCAGGGAATAGGCCACGAGGGAACCCGCCGCAGAACCGCGCCCTGGCCCGACGGGAATATCATTGTCCCTGGCGTATTTTACGTAATCCCATACCACGAGGAAGTACGTGGAAAAGCCCATCTGCTGCATCATTTGCAGTTCGTATTCGAGGCGTTCTTTGTAGGTGGGATCGACTTCGGCCTGGGTTTTGCATTTGAGGCGTTTGAGGAGTCCGTCCCAGGTGACTGCTTCGAGGTAACTGTCAGCGGTGTGGCCCTCGGGGACGGGGTAATCGGGAATGCGGGGTTCCCCCAGGATTTTGTAAGGTTCGACCTTGGCGGCAACTTCGAGGGTATTGGCGATCGCCTGGTCAATAATCCCTGGGTCGAGGTGATCTCGAAAGAGTTTACGCATCTCATCGGCGGATTTGAGATATTCGGTGCCGCTGTAGCGGAGGCGCTTATCTTCGGTGATTAATTTTGCGGTTTGAATACACAGGAGGGCATCGTGGGCCTCCACGTCGTAGCAAGAAATGAAGTGGGAGTCGTTGGTGGCGATGATTTTAATGTCGAGTTCCTGGGCAATTTTGACGATCTCCACATTGACGATGCGGTCTTCCTGGGAGCCATGGTCTTGGATTTCGAGGTAATAGTCATCGCCAAAAATATTTTTGTACCACTTCGCCACTTCCCGCGCCCGCTGATATTCGCCCTTGAGGATACATTGGGGCACTTCCCCACCGAGACAGGCACTGGTCATAATCAGCCCTTCGTGGTGTTGCTCAATGAGTTCTTTGTTAATGCAGGGGCGGGCGAAAATCCCTTTGCCTTGAAAGCCCTTGAGGTGCGAAATAGTGGTCAATTTCACCAGGTTTTTGTAGCCCTGGGTATTTTTCGCCAGAACGACCTGATGGTACTTCTTAAACCGTTGGGTTTTGTCTTCGATGTCGCCGTTGATCACGTACATTTCGTTGCCAATGATCGGCTTGATCCGTTTATTGCGACAGGTTTTGAGCAGTTCGATCGCCCCGTACATCACCCCATGATCCGTTAAGGCGATCGCCGGCATTTTCAGTTCTTCAGCCCGCTTAATGAGGGGCTTAATCTGGGACGCGCCATCGAGCAAACTGTAATCACTGTGGATGTGGAGACCGACAAAAGACATGGCGAGGGGGAACTCTAGTAGGGGAAGTAGACCCTCATTTTAGGCGATCGCCTTTCACTATGACGGGGGAAATGCCGGGATTATTCTAGGGGAACATCACCATAGATTTCCTGGAGGGGGGCATTCAGATTTAGGGCTTCGATGTGGGCGATCGCCTCTAGACCTTTATAGGTTTGTAGAAGCCAGATATCAGCTTTTTGGCGACGAAAACATTCCACCAGGTATTGATCCACATTAATGAGGAGATACTCTTGCAGACTGGGAATTTCCCGGTAAAACTCGAACTTGCGCCCCCGATCAAAGGATTCTGTTGAGGGGGAAAGCACTTCTACAATCACCGTGGGGAATTGAATATAGCTGAGTTGTGGCTCGTCTCGCTGGTCACAGGTGACAACTAGATCTGGATAGAAAAAACGACGGCGATCGCCCACATTAACTTTCATATCCGAGATGTAAGTCCGACAGCCCGCAGCCCGGAGTCCATTTTTCAGGAGAATCAATAGGTTACTACTGATCAGATTATGATTGCCCGTGCCCCCAGCCATGGCGTAAATTTCACCATCGATATATTCATGCTTAATTTCGCTCGTTTGCTCAAGGGCTAAATATTCTTCTGGAGTGAGGGGTTGGTGGTCAGAAAGGGCAATCATGGCAAATCTCAGTCAGCGCACCATTCCATTGTGGCAAAAGAGTCGAGGGATGGTTATGAACCTTCACTCTGGGGCGCGAGGCGCAACAGTTGACCCGAATTTGCATCCGTCAGAACGTAGAGGTAACCGTCGGGGCCTTGGCGCACATCCCGCACCCGTTGGCCAATGGGAATCCGCGACTCGGCGATCACATTTCCCTGTTCATCAACTTCTAAGCGGCGAATATCCCGGGAAACCAAGCCCCCTGCAAATAAATTCCCTTGCCAATCCAAAAGGCGATCGCCTGTATAAATCGCTAACCCAGAAGGGGCGATCGAAGGTGTCCAAACCCGCTGGGGATCCGTAATTCCTGGGGCTGTCGTTGTGGGAGCCACGGGGCGACCCGTCGCATATTCCGCACTAAAAGAAACCTTGGGCCAACCGTAATTGGCTTCTGCCTGGATCAGATTCACTTCATCACCGCCCCTAGAGCCGTGTTCCGTCGCCCAAACCCGTTGATTAATTGGGTCAAAGGCCAGTCCCTGAATATTGCGGTGGCCGTAGCTCCAAATTTCCGGTAAAGCGCCCGGCTCATTCACAAAGGGATTGTCATCAGGAATTGAACCATCATCGTTAATGCGAACCACCTTCCCCAGATGACTATCGAGGTTTTGGGCCTGGTTGCGGATAAACTCGCCATCCTGCTCTAGGGGCGGATTTCCGCCGTCACCAATGGAAATGAGTAAGGTTTGATCCGGGAGCCAAGTCAGCCGAGAACCGAAATGCTGACCCCCTTGCTTGGTGCGCGCCACCTGAAAAATCACTTCCCAATCCGTCAATTTTTCCCCGTTAAATTTGGCCCGGGCAACCCTTGTGCGGTTTGCATCCTGGGTGCCAAAGGCATAGGTAAAGTAAACCCAATTGTTTTGTTCAAAGTCTGGATGAAGGGCAATATCTAACAATCCCCCTTGTCTCGAAGCAAAAAGTTGTTGGGCTTCAGCGGCGGAGACTTCTGTAACCCCGGCGATCGCCTCTGGTTCTAACACCCCATCCCGCACCAGGCGCAACCGTCCCGGCCGCTCTGTGATCAACATATCCCCATTGGGCAACCACGCAACCCCCCAGGGACGTTCCAAACCTTCAACAATTGGCGTCACTGTCACGGCATCCACCGCTAAATCCTCCGCCTGGGGACTCATGAGCGTCGGCGTTGTTTCGGTTAGAGGTGAAGTTTCATCGGGCATCGACACGGATTGGGACGAACAACCCACCAGAGGCAAGGCACTCCACCATAGGGCCGTCAGTAGCAGCTTAAGTCGAGTGTTCATGGGTAATAGATACTCCGCGAGAAATATCCCTAGGGTAGATCATCACTCTGATTTTTGGCTGGCGGCCTCTTCCTTCCAACGTTTCAGAGGGACACAGTCAATTTCAAACTGATCCAAGGCCCTAGCAACAACAAAATCCACCAGATCATGAATCGTTTGCGGTTGGTGATACCAAGCCGGAATCGCCGGGACAATTTTTACGCCCACCTCAGCCAGTTGGGTCAAATTCCGCAAGTGAATCAAACTAAAAGGCGTTTCTCTGGGGACAACCACCACTTTACGACCTTCTTTAATAGAGACATCTGCCGCCCGTTCGAGGAGATCAGAGCTGAGGCCATTGGCAATTTTTGCAACTGTGCTCATACTGCAGGGGATGACCAGCATTCCTTTTGTGCGGTAAGAACCACTGGCAATGCCCGCTCCCACATCACCCCAGCGGTGGCAGCGCAAAATGCCTTTTTCTGGAACCCCTGCCTGGTCACGCCAAAACTTAGCTTGGTGATCGGGATCAGCGGGCATAGTAATGCCATTTTCGGCTTGCCACACCATAAAGGATGCTTTTGAGGCGACGACATCCACTGTCAAGTTGGCTTCAAGCAAATATTTGAGCGTCCGCACCGCATAGATAAGCCCCGATGCACCACTGATACCTACCGTGAGGGGTCGATCCATAGAAAATTTTGACTGTAAGGTTTGTAAAGTTTTTTTAAATCAAACCTTCAAATTCTAACGCTTCGATCATTTGCAGGCCATTGGGATCGCCAATGCGTAGCAGGGCGGCCCGGGCATCTTCTTTCACGCCGACATCTTCATCTTCGACAAGGGCTTCAATGAGGGCATCAACGGCGGTGGCATAGATCACATTGGAGGGCATTTCGCGACAAAGTTGCCCTAATGACCAAGCACAGTTACTGCGGATGGCGGCCATTTTATCGCGGCGCAACCCCCGGATCAGGGGCGGAATTGCCCGGGAAATGTCTTCGTATTGGAGTTTAGCCACCTGGGCGAGGCTGCTGGCAGCCCATAAACGGACAGCAGAAATATCAGTTTGGAGGGCATGGACTAATGGATCAACGGAGCGGCGATCGCCACAATTCCCCAAGGCCCAAACAACCCCTTTGCGTACATAGCCATTCCAGTCTTGTGCAAGCACATCGATGAGAGCCGGTACCGCTGTTTCTGAGGCGTTACGACCAAGGGCATAGGCAGCACTGACACGGGTGAGGGGACAAACATCTCCCTGGAGCAGTTCAATGAGGGGATTTACCGCGCGCGCATCCCGGTGGTCACAAAAATAGCGGGCGGCGATCATGCGTTGGTTTTTATCGGCAGCAGTAAGCATCTGGAGCATCGATTCTGCCGCCATTGCTCCGTCTGGGGTGCCTTCCTGAAGCGGCTGTTCACCCAAGGTTTCGTCAATTAGGTTAAGGTCGTTTGGACTTGGCATAATTAATTACCCTACTACCGTTGTTGTTCTAGGGGCAACTGTTGGGTGGGTAGCGGATCTCTTTGAGATCGCCAACATTATCGCCTCAAAGTCTACTGGAGAGCATTTTCTTTGCAAAGGAATAAAACGGAAACTTTATAATAGAAGGCGATCCCTTCGTTCACCAAAAGAATTATGGCATTAGCACTCACGACCGAAAACGTCGAAGCAACCCTTGATGAATTACGTCCTTACCTCAAAGCTGACGGCGGCAACGTTGAGTTGGTAGAGATTGATGGCCCCGTGGTTAAACTGCGTCTCCAGGGCGCTTGTGGGTCTTGCCCCAGTTCAACCATGACCCTACGGATGGGCATCGAACGGCGTTTACGGGAAAATATTCCGGAAATTGCAGAAGTAGAACAGGTTTTCTAAATCGTTTTTCACTTTCTTTAGGGTTGTAGGGGTTTGCCATGGTGAACCCCTACTTTATGTTTACAGGGCTGTTTGAGATCAACCCGTGTTCCGCATTCCGGCGGCGATGCCATTGATGGTTAAAAGGGCGCCCCGCAGGAGTTCTTCTTTGCTGTAGCGGAAGTGAACGATACTGGCTTGGGTTTCCCTGGTGTATTGACGTAGCCGTTTGAGCAATGAGACTTGCAGGAAACCGAGGGGGACAATGGTGCCATTTCTCAGTTGGACAGAACGCTGGAGGGGGCGATCGCCATCGAGGAGGGCTTCATTTTCGGTAATTTCGAGGATTAGCCGCTTCGTGAGGTTGTATTCCTGGGAAATCTGCTCTAGAAGCTTTTCAAACCGGGGAATATCTTCTTTTTCCGCCAGTTCGTGGACATAGTGGCTCGCCATTTGTAAGTCCACCTTAGAAAGGGTCATCTCTACCTTTGAGATCACCATCCGGAAAAAGGGCCATTTACTGTAGAAATAGCGCATTAACTTCAGGTTCTCGACGGGATCCTCTTCAAAAAAGCCCTGGAGCGCGGTACCCACACCATACCAAGCGGGCACGAGGAAGCGGCTTTGGGTCCAGCTAAAGACCCAGGGAATCGCCCGGAGACTACTCAAATCTTTATTGCCTTTTTTGCGACGGGCCGGACGGGAACTGATTTGCAGTTGGCTAATTTCCGGAATCGGCGTCACGGACATGAAAAAGTCGAGGAAGTCGGGTTCTTCGTAAATTAACGCCCGGTAAGCCGCCCGCGATCGCTGGGAGAGGTCTTCCATAATCCGGTTCCAGGGCTGAATATCATCAAAGCCACTGGCTAACAAACTCGATTGAATCACCGCCGTAGAAACGCTTTCGAGGTGATATAGCGCCAAGTCTGGGAGGGAATATTTAGACGCCAGCACTTCCCCCTGTTCGGTGATTTTAATCCGGCCATTGATGGTGTTGGGCGGTTGGGCCAAAATAGCGGCGTAGGCAGGGCCGCCGCCCCGACCAACGGAACCACCGCGACCATGGAAAATGCGGAGGTCAATGCCGTAGGGATCGGCCACTTGTTGGAGATTTTTCTGGGCTTTGTGGATTTCCCAATTACTACTGAGGAAGCCGGAATCTTTGTTGCTGTCGGAATAGCCGAGCATAATTTCCTGGAGATTCGGCACCAGGCGATCGCCAAAGGTTTCATCACAGCGGCCATCGGCGGGGGGTTCATAGCCACCAGCTAAACAAGCGCGATAGAGGGGAATTTCAAACAACGCCTGCATGATTTCCGGGGCGTTACGCAGGTCGTCCACCGTCTCAAAGAGGGGGGCAATGCGGATGGTGGTCATCCCTGTGAGGGGGTCATACAAACCCGCTTCCTGGGCCAAGAGCAGCACCTCTAAGACATCACTGACTTCGTTGGTCATGCTGATGATGTAGGTCTGGCAAATGCCGATGCCAAATTCCTGCTGGAGACGGCGCAGCACCTGGAGCGTTTGGATCGTCTCGACGGTTCTTTCCGAAAAGTGCATTTCCTTCGGAATCAAGGGACGGCGGGTTTTAAGTTCCTGCACTAGCCAAGTGGTTTTTTCTGCGTCGCTTAGGTCGTTGTAGGATTTGGGCAATACTCCCAGGTAGTCAACAATTTCGGCGATCGCATCGGAGTGGCGCGTTGATTCTTGGCGAAAATCAAGGCGAGTGAGCACAAAGCTAAAAATTTCGACTTGGCAAATGAGTTTATCCAGGGCCGCACAGTTGATTTCCGTCTGTACCAGGCTTTCGCGGATCAGTTTTAGGTCAGCGAGAAACTCCTGGCCACAAATATAAACCTTGTCATCGGCCGCTTCTACTTTATTTTCCCAGGCGGGCATATTCGCTAGACGACGGTTGCGCTCCAAGGTATTTTCCAAGCGCCGCTTAATGTAGGCTAACTTGAGACGATAGGGTTCTTGGCGGTAACGAATGGCCAGGGTTTCGTAGATGTCGGGGAAAATATTTTGATCCTGCTCCAACGAATCCAGCAGATCCGGCAGCACATTACTCCAGTGCAGCGATAAGCTCAACACATCCGAGAGGGATTCCACCGAGGCGATGTAGCGTTCCAGCACCAAACCCCGTTGATAGCAAGCTGTCTTCCACGTAACGTCAGGAGTGACAGAAGGGTTGCCATCGCGATCGCCCCCGACCCAAGAGCCAAAATTACAAAAATTGGTGGTGGGCACCTTGAGGGTTGGGAAAGATGCCTTTAGGGCCTGTTGGAGCCGTACCGATAATTCGGGCAGGGTGTCAAACAGAACTTCCTCAAAATAATGCAACGCATAGTCCACTTCGTCCAACACCTGGGGTTTAAATTGGTGCAGCTCATCGGTGCGCCACCAGAGCCGAATTTCTTCGGTAAGTTGCTGCTGAATATTTTCAATTTCCCAAGAATCGCTTGTCCCCAAGCTTTTCAGCCCTTCTTCGGTTTGATCCAGTTGCCGTAGGATCCCCGCAATCCGCCGCTGCTTATTGCGAATCGTGTGGCGGACAATCTCCGTGGGGTGGGCCGTAAATACCAGTCGAATATCCAACTGATTGAGAAGACGCTGGATCGTCTGGGGCGGCATATTTTGGTGCTTGAGATGGGGAAACAACCAATCAAAGGTGCCGGCTTGGGTGGGGGCAATTTCTGTATGGACGCTGTTACCGTTGGCTTCGCTGGCATTGGCAGAGGCGAGGTTCCGCCGAAATTGTTGTTGTTCGCGCTGTTCGTAATGTTGCTCGACGCTATTGATCAGCTGGAAATAGAGGGCAAAAGCCCGTGCTGCCCGGATCGCATCTTCTAGATCTAGGGTTTCGATCAGCTCAGAAATACTACTTGGAGAGAAGTTTAGGCTTTGGCCATCGGCGGTTCGGGTTGCCCGGAGATGATTGAGCCGTTCGACGAGTTTTTGACCACATTCTTTCTGCAACACCGCCTGCCAAATGTCTTCAACCAGCGTGAGGCGTTGCCGGAGGAGAGATTGGGAAGTGGACAAAAGTTCAGCTTCGGCACTGGGGGGATGCATGACTTGGTTCATGGTACTTAGACGTTTGGGGCTAGGAAAATGGGCTGTCTGCTGTGAAAGAAGATCTTGATGATTGTAAGGGTTAAGGTTCGATCGGGGTAGTGCAGTGGAACACGGAACGGGCGATCGCCTTTGGGGGGTGGCGGTGGCGGTGCAGGCTAATCGGACGTCTCAACATCGGGAAAGGGTAAAGATGGTAGGCGATCGCCCCGGAAAATTTCTTCACTCCAAACCCCTGCCTGCGTTAGGGTCTGGGCGAGATCTTCACCCCAACGGTGGGTCAATAAATAGGCTGGGGCTAATAACCCAACCAGGAGATTAGAGGGCACAGGTAACTGAACTTTCATCGGGCTACAGACACGACAGGGCATCCTTATCCTACTAGTCTATTTATGGGAGAACAATTCTGGGGACTTTCGTTTATCTTAGGGGTGAATTGTCCCCACCCGGCCACCCTAAAAACGCTCCATTGTTACTGTGACAACTGCAACCTCCACGGATCTTCACTTTCATTTAGCACCCTGGCTCCAGGATGCCATTCGCCTGGCGGTGCCCCTGGGAGGGTATCTGCGGTTGCGGGTGCGACTGCGGGGGAATACGCTCCACATCCTCTGTGAAACCAGTTGTCCCACGGAAAAAGAAGAGATTACCCAAGCCATTTTACGGAGAATGCGCCGTCAACCTCCCCCTGTGCAACTCCTAGAGCCGACCCCTGGAATCACAATTCACCGTCTCATTGTCTATGGTCGCCTCCGCCAAGAGAAAAAAAGCCTCTGGTTAAGCCTAATTCCCCTGGGTCAGTCGTCCCCATCGTCGAACCCGGAGACGTTCCAGCTCAATCGAAAAAATCAGGCCCGCCTCGGTTATCCCCAGGCGATCGCCCAATATTTAAGTCAAAATCTCAGCCAATTGGGCATTAATATTCGGGTTGAAACCCAGACCCTAGCGAATACAGCCCCCCACCAAGGGCAACAGCGTCTCTGGATTACCTGTGAATGTGACTACAGCCCGGACTATGGCTTGCTGACAGAATCTCTGGTGCAGCGACTCCGGGAACTGGAAATCAAAGGTTTTCGCGATGGGGCAATCCGCTGTCAAATTCGTGGGGAAGAAAAGCCAGAATGGTTGCTATGGGTTGATCTGACGCCCCCCGATGTCATGTTGCGGCAGTGGGGCCAATGGGGAGATCCTGAGGCGATCTCCCAGATTTTGACCCAGTCATTCCAAGCCCACCCCCTCACCATTCGGGCGGCTGTAACCGATGCCGTGTTGTCCCTGGAGTGCATCCTGGCCCCCAATATTTCCCTAGCCCAGGCCCACATTCTCAAGACCATCCAAGACATTCTCGACGTCCTCGCGCCCCAGGGGTTACAGCGCGCGCTAATCCGGGCGAAATCAGCTCCCCACAATGAAGAACTCTGGCGCAGTGAATGGTCGTTGCCAGGGGTACACCATGATTCTCCCGGACAGTTGGCCCAACAGGGGGATTTGGAGGCGTGGCGGTTTTTGCTCCAACGTTGCCTGAATCCTGATCTGACAAGACGTTTAGCCACTGGCGGCATCCACATTACCCTCCGCCAAAAGGATGACACCCTCTACATCATGACGGAGGCGATCGCCTGTCCACCCCAAATGGCAACGCTCAAGGCGATCGCCACTCTTTTTCGGCATTTAGAACCCCATCCCTTTAGTCGTCTAAAGGTCTATGGCCGCCGTTCGGGCCAAAGCAAAGCCCTCTGGCAACAATCATTAAAATTCAACACCATTACCCCAGCCAGGACATCACCACAGACGCCAACGGAAACCGCCCTTCCCCCCGTCGAAACTGACCCCAGTCTTTCTCCCCTAGAACGCTTCAACCAAGGTGCCCGTAATCTCCTCCAGCGTAGTCGCCTCTGGCAGCCAATACCGGATAATTGTGGTCTGGTTTTACACCAGGGTGAATCCGAGCGAAACGTCTTTTCCCCGCAGCGGCGGTGGCGAGTGGCTTGCCTGTGGCTGCTGGGCGGCATTTTAGTCACGGCCCAAACCGATTGGTTGGCGGGCCAATGGCTCCGGCGGGATCTGGCTCAACCCCAATCTGTGTCCCTGTCCCAAACCGATCCAGCAACCCGCTCAGAGGTCTTAGATGCCCAGCTTCCAGTCACCAATTGGCCAACCACGGCCCCAAAGGCGATCGCCCCTCCCCTAACTAGCCCCTATCCTTCCTTTGATAATCCGCTCCTAGACGAAAAACTCGCCCTCTACCAAGAGCGCATCGCCAAAAATGGTGTACCTGACGTTCTTATTATTGGTAGTTCCCGTGCCCTGCGTGGCCTCGATCCCCTGGCCCTGCAAATGGCCCTCACCGAGAAAGGCCATCCGCCCCTTGATATTTTTAATTTCGGGATTAATGGTGCCACTGTCCAGATCTTTGATCTACTGCTGCGGCAAATTCTCCCTCCGGAGCAACTGCCCCAGTTAATTATCCTTGCCGACGGAGCCCGTGCTTTTAATAGCGGTCGGCAGGATTTGACCTACGAACTGATGACCCGTTCCCCAGGTTTCCAAGCCCTTGAAGCAGGTACATTTTCTCAACTGTTGTCTCAAGATATCCCCAAACATCAGGCAATAACTTCTGTTGTTCCTGATCTAGAACAAATCACCACCCAATGGCTGGGAAAAATCTCCCAGGTCTATGATCAGCGACAATTTTTCAAAGAACGCTTTTTTGACGAAACCCTAGCGCCATTCCACACCTGGGTGTCTACAGCAGAGGCAGCATCCCCGATGATTTCTACTGAGTCAGGGCAGCAGTTTAATTTAGATGGTTTTTTGCCCCTCGACCGTCGCTTCATTCCAGAAACTTACTACCAAAATCACACCCAAGTCACGGGAAATTATGACGGGGATTATGCGGCGTTTAATCTCCGGGGAACGCAACACGAAACCTTCTTAGAGCTTTTAGATCATTTCGAGTCTCACCAAATTCACTTGGTCTTCTTGAATCAGCCCCTGACGGATTACTACCTCGATCCGGTACGTCTGGATTATGAACGGCAGTTTCGCCAGTATTTTCGTCAATTGGCTAATCGAGACAAGCTTGATTTCGTTGATTTTGTCCACCAACAAGCCTGGCAAGGCCGTTATGAATGGTTTTCGGATCCGAGCCATCTCAATCAGTTTGGTGCGGCGCAAGTGGCCCAAGAACTAGCTAAAGTTTCGACGATTCCCTGGCCACAACGTACTTCAGACTAATTTTCTTCTGATTTTTTTCAGGACAAGGCTTCGGTCTCTGTTAATGCTCGACGATGGCGCTCAACGACCTGTTTCACCTGGGAAGCTAGCCATCCATCATAGGCCGGATAAACGGCGAGCCGGGGTTGTAATTGCCAGCCTTGATCAGCGAGGAGGAGTTGCAATTGATCGAGGTGGAGATGGGAATAGTCGGGATTGACTTCATCCTTGGGGACAATACCGCCGAGATCCCTCGCCCCAGCCTGGAGACAACCTAAAAGCCATTGGGGATCGGCCACAAGATTAGGAGGAATTTGGATCGTGATCTCCGGTGGCAAAATGTCACGGGCCAATTGAATAACCGCTGGGAGTTGCTCAGGCAAAAAGGCTTCACCTAAATAGTCCTGGGTTTGCCCAGGACGGTGGGGCTGCAAAATCACCTCTTGGATGTGACCATACTGATGCTGAATTTTGGCGATCGCCTCTAATGTATCCTGCCAATCCTGGGGCGTTTCACCGATTCCCAACAGCAGCCCTGTTGTAAATGGGATTTTCAATTCTCCGGCTAGAACCAATTGTTGTAGGCGCACCTGGGGATCTTTGCTGGGGGCGCGACGATGGACGGGGAGATCCGGACGCATTTGTTCTAACATCAGCCCCATGGAACCATTTACATCCCTTAACAATTCCATTTCAGTACGACTCAGGGGGCCAGCATTGGTGTGGGGAATAAAACCGTAATCTAAGGCCAACTGACACAAATCATAGATGAGCTGGATCAAAGG
It encodes the following:
- the cofG gene encoding 7,8-didemethyl-8-hydroxy-5-deazariboflavin synthase subunit CofG codes for the protein MLDLSRVDRPVGGGSNQANAVVTYSPAFTLVPTYECFNRCSYCNFRVDPGQDRWLTLATAQARLENLWGQGVREILILSGEVHPASGRRSPLIQLIYDLCQLALDYGFIPHTNAGPLSRTEMELLRDVNGSMGLMLEQMRPDLPVHRRAPSKDPQVRLQQLVLAGELKIPFTTGLLLGIGETPQDWQDTLEAIAKIQHQYGHIQEVILQPHRPGQTQDYLGEAFLPEQLPAVIQLARDILPPEITIQIPPNLVADPQWLLGCLQAGARDLGGIVPKDEVNPDYSHLHLDQLQLLLADQGWQLQPRLAVYPAYDGWLASQVKQVVERHRRALTETEALS
- the ppc gene encoding phosphoenolpyruvate carboxylase, whose protein sequence is MNQVMHPPSAEAELLSTSQSLLRQRLTLVEDIWQAVLQKECGQKLVERLNHLRATRTADGQSLNFSPSSISELIETLDLEDAIRAARAFALYFQLINSVEQHYEQREQQQFRRNLASANASEANGNSVHTEIAPTQAGTFDWLFPHLKHQNMPPQTIQRLLNQLDIRLVFTAHPTEIVRHTIRNKQRRIAGILRQLDQTEEGLKSLGTSDSWEIENIQQQLTEEIRLWWRTDELHQFKPQVLDEVDYALHYFEEVLFDTLPELSVRLQQALKASFPTLKVPTTNFCNFGSWVGGDRDGNPSVTPDVTWKTACYQRGLVLERYIASVESLSDVLSLSLHWSNVLPDLLDSLEQDQNIFPDIYETLAIRYRQEPYRLKLAYIKRRLENTLERNRRLANMPAWENKVEAADDKVYICGQEFLADLKLIRESLVQTEINCAALDKLICQVEIFSFVLTRLDFRQESTRHSDAIAEIVDYLGVLPKSYNDLSDAEKTTWLVQELKTRRPLIPKEMHFSERTVETIQTLQVLRRLQQEFGIGICQTYIISMTNEVSDVLEVLLLAQEAGLYDPLTGMTTIRIAPLFETVDDLRNAPEIMQALFEIPLYRACLAGGYEPPADGRCDETFGDRLVPNLQEIMLGYSDSNKDSGFLSSNWEIHKAQKNLQQVADPYGIDLRIFHGRGGSVGRGGGPAYAAILAQPPNTINGRIKITEQGEVLASKYSLPDLALYHLESVSTAVIQSSLLASGFDDIQPWNRIMEDLSQRSRAAYRALIYEEPDFLDFFMSVTPIPEISQLQISSRPARRKKGNKDLSSLRAIPWVFSWTQSRFLVPAWYGVGTALQGFFEEDPVENLKLMRYFYSKWPFFRMVISKVEMTLSKVDLQMASHYVHELAEKEDIPRFEKLLEQISQEYNLTKRLILEITENEALLDGDRPLQRSVQLRNGTIVPLGFLQVSLLKRLRQYTRETQASIVHFRYSKEELLRGALLTINGIAAGMRNTG
- a CDS encoding SGNH/GDSL hydrolase family protein; translated protein: MTTATSTDLHFHLAPWLQDAIRLAVPLGGYLRLRVRLRGNTLHILCETSCPTEKEEITQAILRRMRRQPPPVQLLEPTPGITIHRLIVYGRLRQEKKSLWLSLIPLGQSSPSSNPETFQLNRKNQARLGYPQAIAQYLSQNLSQLGINIRVETQTLANTAPHQGQQRLWITCECDYSPDYGLLTESLVQRLRELEIKGFRDGAIRCQIRGEEKPEWLLWVDLTPPDVMLRQWGQWGDPEAISQILTQSFQAHPLTIRAAVTDAVLSLECILAPNISLAQAHILKTIQDILDVLAPQGLQRALIRAKSAPHNEELWRSEWSLPGVHHDSPGQLAQQGDLEAWRFLLQRCLNPDLTRRLATGGIHITLRQKDDTLYIMTEAIACPPQMATLKAIATLFRHLEPHPFSRLKVYGRRSGQSKALWQQSLKFNTITPARTSPQTPTETALPPVETDPSLSPLERFNQGARNLLQRSRLWQPIPDNCGLVLHQGESERNVFSPQRRWRVACLWLLGGILVTAQTDWLAGQWLRRDLAQPQSVSLSQTDPATRSEVLDAQLPVTNWPTTAPKAIAPPLTSPYPSFDNPLLDEKLALYQERIAKNGVPDVLIIGSSRALRGLDPLALQMALTEKGHPPLDIFNFGINGATVQIFDLLLRQILPPEQLPQLIILADGARAFNSGRQDLTYELMTRSPGFQALEAGTFSQLLSQDIPKHQAITSVVPDLEQITTQWLGKISQVYDQRQFFKERFFDETLAPFHTWVSTAEAASPMISTESGQQFNLDGFLPLDRRFIPETYYQNHTQVTGNYDGDYAAFNLRGTQHETFLELLDHFESHQIHLVFLNQPLTDYYLDPVRLDYERQFRQYFRQLANRDKLDFVDFVHQQAWQGRYEWFSDPSHLNQFGAAQVAQELAKVSTIPWPQRTSD